The genomic window CGTTGATGTGGTAAGGCTCGAGAAAGCGAGCGTATTGGTGCTTGTCGAAGCCAAGCGGGGGGAGCGCCCCTGTTTTGTCTATGCCGGACCTGCGTTTGAACGCGCGCAGCCATCGCAACTCAAAGCGCTCTCGACATGGCAATATATCCACGGGGGTGCAGGCGAAGAGCGAGCGATAACCCTGTCGAACGAACTTGGCACCGGAACCCTTTCGCCGCCGGGCCTTATCGCAAGCCGGGAGCGCAAAGACTGGGCGATTGATCTTCGCGTCGATGAGGTTCGATACCTTGAGACAGGCGCAGTGCATATCCGATGCCTTGATGTTAGCGCGCAGATTGCCGCCACCTATTTCCTGGCTTTGAGCGATGCAGGCGTGCTCACCCTCAGCACCGCGATTGAAAACTTGGGCGATGGCGCCCTCACCCTCGATTGGTGCTCTGCCATCACTGTGCCGCTCGACCCGCGCCTGACACAGATCATGGGCTTTACAGGCCAATGGGCAGGCGAATTTCAGACCGAAGAATTAGCTGCGTTTCAAGGCAGCTATGTGCGCGAAAACAGAGCGGGCAGGACCAGCCATGAGAGCTTTCCCGGCCTTATTCTGAAAGCTTCGAGCGCTGACGAGGTGCAAGGGCTCGCCTGCGGTTTTCACCTTGCGTGGAGCGGCAATCACCGCGCCTGCGTTGACCGATTGCCCGACGGGCGCGGCGCGCTGCAAATGGGTGAGCTTTTATGGCCGGGCGAGATGCGGCTTGCGCAGGGCGAACGCTATCAAACTCCTGATTTGCTTGCGACGTGGTCCGTCGAAGGTGTGGGCGCTGTCAGCCGCGCGTTTCATTCCCATCTCACGCAGCAAATCCTCGACAAGCGTGCATTGTCAAAGCCTCGCCCTGTTCACTTCAACACGTGGGAGGCGGTCTATTTCTTTCATGAGGAAAACCGCCTCATTGAGCTTGCCGAAATAGCGGCAAGTGTCGGCGCAGAACGCTTTGTCCTCGACGATGGCTGGTTCGGTAGCCGGCGCGGTGATGCAAGCGGGCTTGGCGATTGGTGGGTGTCACCAGAGGTTTATCCCGATGGCCTTCACCCAATCGTTGATAAGGTGCGCGAGCTTGGCATGGAGTTTGGCCTTTGGTTTGAGCCGGAAATGGTCAATCCCGACAGCGATCTCTACCGTGCGCATCCTGACTGGGTATTGGGCGCGAGCGGTGTCGAGCAAATCGCCTTTCGCAATCAGCTGACCCTTAATCTTAGCAAGCCCGAGGTTGCGCAATACCTCTACGAAAAGATCGCCGCGCTCGTGGATGAATACCGGATCGACTACATCAAATGGGACATGAACCGCGACACCCATCACCCCGGCGATATGACAGCACAGGGCGATGGCCGCGCGGTGATGCACAAACAGACGCTCGCCGTTTACGCGTTGATCGACCGGCTGCGCGAGGCCTTTCCCAGCCTTGAGATCGAAAGCTGTTCATCGGGCGGGGGACGCGCGGACTATGGCATTTTACAGCGCACCGA from Erythrobacter sp. SCSIO 43205 includes these protein-coding regions:
- a CDS encoding alpha-galactosidase, whose product is MDVDVVRLEKASVLVLVEAKRGERPCFVYAGPAFERAQPSQLKALSTWQYIHGGAGEERAITLSNELGTGTLSPPGLIASRERKDWAIDLRVDEVRYLETGAVHIRCLDVSAQIAATYFLALSDAGVLTLSTAIENLGDGALTLDWCSAITVPLDPRLTQIMGFTGQWAGEFQTEELAAFQGSYVRENRAGRTSHESFPGLILKASSADEVQGLACGFHLAWSGNHRACVDRLPDGRGALQMGELLWPGEMRLAQGERYQTPDLLATWSVEGVGAVSRAFHSHLTQQILDKRALSKPRPVHFNTWEAVYFFHEENRLIELAEIAASVGAERFVLDDGWFGSRRGDASGLGDWWVSPEVYPDGLHPIVDKVRELGMEFGLWFEPEMVNPDSDLYRAHPDWVLGASGVEQIAFRNQLTLNLSKPEVAQYLYEKIAALVDEYRIDYIKWDMNRDTHHPGDMTAQGDGRAVMHKQTLAVYALIDRLREAFPSLEIESCSSGGGRADYGILQRTDRIWTSDNNDARARQHIQKGASFFFPLRVLGSHVGPKKCHITGRRFTMEYRVASALFGHMGLELDLARESDADREVLAKGIALYKKHRALLHSGTFHRLASAAHANVVGVVDEPRKQALFSYALVDTRPRSAPDRLFFAGLDRAIDYRVKIVWPLTDPSISRPSIIETLDLMGDGPIFSGAALMDFGMQTPPLFPDSAVLYHLQEVSS